Proteins encoded in a region of the Methylosinus trichosporium OB3b genome:
- a CDS encoding methyltransferase: MGQFWRDRLRRIRDRLASSPRFQRLAAKHPLTRKAARRRARAALDLCAGFVYSQVLLACVRLKLLDLLLESPKSLAQIAEKTELSPDAASRLLDAAASLGLVDRRGKDRYGLGDIGAALVGNKAALALVEHQPMLYADLADPVALLRGAEEAEPKLADYWPYSAAERPTELTPEEVAPYSALMAQSQPLVAQEVVGAYNFRRHRRIMDVGGGEGAFLEAVAASAPRLELMLFDLPAVVERARTRLEAAGLAKRARFFSGSFLTDPLPVGADVITLVRIVHDHDDATALELLRNVRRALPRDGVLLIVEAMSGIEGAEPLDAYYGFYTLAMGRGEPRTVAELQRIAKKAGFGRFRLLRNAMPIVAGILVARPDPDYHGP; the protein is encoded by the coding sequence ATGGGTCAGTTCTGGCGGGACAGGCTGCGGCGCATTCGCGATCGCTTGGCGTCGAGCCCGCGCTTTCAGCGGCTCGCGGCGAAGCATCCGCTCACCCGCAAGGCGGCGCGGCGCCGAGCGCGGGCCGCGCTCGATCTCTGCGCGGGCTTCGTCTATTCGCAGGTTCTGCTCGCCTGCGTGCGGCTGAAGCTGCTCGATCTCCTGCTCGAATCGCCCAAGAGCCTCGCGCAGATCGCCGAGAAGACCGAGCTGTCGCCCGATGCGGCCTCGCGTCTCCTCGACGCCGCCGCCTCGCTCGGCCTCGTCGACCGCCGCGGCAAGGACCGCTACGGATTGGGCGACATCGGCGCGGCGCTCGTCGGCAACAAGGCGGCGCTGGCGCTGGTCGAGCATCAGCCCATGCTCTACGCCGATCTCGCCGATCCGGTCGCCCTGCTGCGCGGCGCCGAGGAGGCCGAACCGAAGCTAGCCGATTACTGGCCCTATTCGGCGGCGGAGCGTCCGACCGAGCTGACGCCCGAGGAGGTCGCGCCCTATAGCGCGCTGATGGCGCAATCGCAGCCGCTGGTCGCGCAGGAGGTCGTCGGCGCCTATAATTTCCGCCGCCATCGCCGGATCATGGACGTTGGCGGCGGCGAAGGCGCCTTCCTCGAGGCCGTCGCCGCCAGCGCGCCGCGGCTCGAGCTGATGCTGTTCGATCTACCCGCCGTGGTCGAGCGCGCGCGCACACGGCTGGAGGCGGCGGGGCTCGCCAAGCGCGCGCGCTTCTTCTCCGGCAGCTTCCTCACCGATCCGCTGCCGGTCGGCGCCGATGTGATCACTCTGGTGCGCATCGTCCACGATCACGACGACGCCACGGCGCTGGAACTGCTGCGCAACGTCCGCCGCGCTCTGCCGCGCGACGGCGTGCTGCTCATCGTCGAGGCCATGTCGGGGATCGAGGGCGCCGAGCCGCTCGACGCCTATTACGGCTTCTACACTCTGGCCATGGGCCGCGGCGAGCCGCGCACGGTCGCCGAGCTGCAGCGCATCGCCAAGAAGGCCGGCTTCGGCCGTTTCCGTCTGCTGCGCAATGCGATGCCGATCGTCGCCGGCATTCTTGTGGCGCGGCCGGACCCGGATTATCACGGTCCGTGA
- a CDS encoding PQQ-dependent sugar dehydrogenase, translating to MNQAFCKLVAILALALLALSAQGRAEPLRRAAEIEATLRRIRLPDGFSISLYALVPHARSLAVAPGGEAIFVGTDERRIFALTPGGARAAAVESFAPGADFVMPHGLCFDKDGTLYVVEQNRVSSFAQAAVDRGRLRAADARVLVAKGALIPVSEQSAIHSTRMCRIGPDEKLYISLGQPHNVAPRDKLALYDRIGMGGIIRMNRDGSSREVFARGIRNSVGMDFDPSDGVLWFTDNQVDRMGDDTPPGEIDRAPRAGLHFGFPWYGGGHVRTQEYAHETPPADVVFPEVEEAPHAADLGMIFYTGAMFPERYRGGIFSAQHGSWDRAMPVGARVMFTPVGADRKASASEPFAEGWNTTDPHYLGRPVDVAQLPDGSLLVTDDQNEAVYRISYGGR from the coding sequence ATGAACCAAGCCTTTTGCAAGCTCGTCGCAATTCTCGCTCTCGCGCTGCTCGCGCTCTCGGCGCAGGGGCGCGCCGAACCTTTGCGCCGCGCGGCGGAGATCGAGGCGACGCTGCGCCGCATTCGCCTGCCGGACGGCTTCTCCATCTCGCTCTATGCGCTCGTTCCGCATGCGCGCAGCCTCGCTGTCGCTCCGGGCGGCGAGGCGATCTTCGTCGGCACGGATGAGCGCCGCATCTTCGCGCTGACGCCGGGCGGAGCGCGCGCGGCGGCGGTCGAGTCTTTCGCGCCGGGCGCCGATTTCGTCATGCCGCACGGCCTCTGCTTCGACAAGGACGGGACCCTGTATGTCGTCGAGCAGAATCGCGTGTCGAGCTTCGCGCAGGCGGCAGTGGATCGCGGCCGGCTGCGCGCCGCCGATGCGCGCGTTCTCGTCGCCAAAGGCGCGCTGATACCAGTGTCAGAGCAGAGCGCCATTCACTCGACGCGCATGTGCCGCATCGGTCCCGACGAGAAGCTCTACATCTCGCTCGGCCAGCCGCACAATGTCGCGCCGCGCGACAAGCTCGCGCTCTACGACCGCATCGGCATGGGCGGAATCATCCGCATGAATCGCGACGGCTCCAGCCGCGAGGTTTTTGCTCGCGGCATACGGAACTCGGTCGGCATGGACTTCGATCCGAGCGACGGCGTCCTGTGGTTCACCGACAATCAGGTCGACCGCATGGGCGACGACACGCCGCCGGGCGAGATCGATCGCGCGCCGCGCGCCGGCCTTCACTTCGGCTTTCCCTGGTATGGCGGCGGCCATGTGCGCACACAAGAATATGCGCATGAGACGCCGCCCGCGGACGTCGTCTTTCCCGAGGTGGAGGAGGCGCCGCACGCCGCCGATCTCGGCATGATCTTCTACACAGGCGCGATGTTTCCCGAGCGTTATCGCGGCGGGATTTTCTCGGCGCAGCACGGCTCCTGGGACCGCGCCATGCCGGTCGGCGCGAGGGTGATGTTTACACCCGTCGGCGCCGATCGCAAGGCGTCCGCGAGCGAGCCCTTCGCCGAAGGGTGGAACACCACCGATCCGCATTATCTCGGCCGCCCTGTCGATGTCGCGCAACTGCCCGACGGCTCGCTGCTCGTGACCGATGATCAGAACGAGGCGGTGTACCGGATTTCGTATGGGGGGCGGTAG
- a CDS encoding TetR/AcrR family transcriptional regulator, with the protein MSMKRKYHHGALKEALIEAALELLAEGGPAALSLSEAAKRVGVTAAAPYRHFASRDELLNEVARRGFLSFAAALEKGWDEGRPDAATAMWRMSAAYLAFARAEPGLYAAMFGSAASLAAEASADAADHALEILWRSVVAFLQLRGVSAQGARKLALQVWALAHGVAMLAVSGHLDAAKGLDPDPVLDTAIRNLMEAAVRRAESAAGPR; encoded by the coding sequence ATGTCGATGAAGCGAAAATATCACCACGGCGCCCTCAAGGAAGCGCTGATCGAGGCGGCGTTGGAGCTGCTGGCCGAAGGCGGGCCGGCGGCGCTCAGCCTCAGCGAGGCGGCCAAGCGCGTCGGCGTCACCGCCGCCGCGCCCTATCGCCATTTCGCCAGCCGCGACGAGCTGCTGAACGAAGTCGCGCGGCGCGGCTTCCTGTCCTTCGCCGCAGCGCTGGAAAAGGGCTGGGACGAGGGCCGGCCGGATGCGGCGACCGCCATGTGGCGGATGTCGGCCGCCTATCTCGCCTTCGCCCGCGCCGAGCCCGGCCTCTATGCGGCGATGTTCGGCTCGGCGGCGTCGCTCGCGGCCGAGGCCTCGGCCGACGCCGCCGATCACGCGCTCGAAATCCTGTGGCGCTCGGTCGTCGCTTTTCTGCAGCTGCGCGGCGTCTCCGCGCAGGGCGCGCGCAAGCTGGCGTTGCAGGTGTGGGCGCTCGCCCATGGCGTCGCCATGCTGGCGGTCTCCGGCCATCTCGACGCGGCCAAGGGACTCGATCCGGACCCGGTGCTCGACACGGCGATCCGCAATCTGATGGAGGCCGCGGTCCGCCGCGCCGAGTCGGCGGCGGGCCCCCGGTAA
- the gcvPB gene encoding aminomethyl-transferring glycine dehydrogenase subunit GcvPB produces the protein MLDHPNHPSETFSGDRGLDQEEPLLFEIGRADVTGVDIDEPEPFTPRLGALERTAPIGLPGLSEPETMRHYVRLSRKNYSIDAGLYPLGSCTMKHNSRLAEKMARLEGFANIHPLQPQATARGALALMEELSRFLLELTNMSAVALSPKAGAHGELCGLMTIEAALRARGQAQTRRTVLIPQSAHGTNPASAALLGFTVRAIPAGEDGIVHADAVAAALGPDVAAIMLTNPNTCGLFEREVVEIARLVHESGGYFYCDGANFNAIAGVARPGDMGVDAMHLNLHKTFSTPHGGGGPGAGPVVLSARLAPFAPVPFLLRDGDSLRLVEHAEGTQSFGRLTAFHGQMGMFVRALSYLLSHGGDGVAQASRDAVLAANYLRARLRDVMTQPFGDRLCMHEVLFDDAFLKGTGVTTLDFAKAMIDEGYHPMTVYFPLVVHGAMLIEPTESESKRSLDRFVATLRALAESAQRGETERFAEAPRHAPRRRPDETAAARRPVLRWGSRQ, from the coding sequence ATGCTCGATCATCCCAATCATCCGTCCGAGACATTCAGCGGCGATCGCGGGCTCGATCAGGAAGAGCCGCTGCTGTTCGAGATCGGTCGCGCCGATGTGACCGGCGTCGACATCGACGAGCCGGAACCGTTCACGCCGCGACTCGGCGCGCTCGAGCGCACAGCGCCGATCGGCCTGCCGGGCCTCTCCGAGCCGGAGACGATGCGTCATTATGTGCGGCTGTCCCGCAAGAATTATTCGATCGACGCCGGGCTCTATCCGCTCGGCTCCTGCACGATGAAGCATAATTCGCGGCTGGCTGAGAAAATGGCGCGGCTCGAAGGCTTCGCGAATATTCATCCGCTGCAGCCGCAAGCGACCGCGCGAGGAGCGCTCGCGCTGATGGAGGAGCTGTCGCGCTTCCTGCTCGAGCTCACCAATATGAGCGCGGTGGCGCTCTCGCCCAAGGCCGGCGCCCATGGCGAATTGTGCGGGCTGATGACCATAGAGGCGGCGCTGCGCGCGCGTGGGCAAGCGCAAACGCGCCGCACCGTGCTGATTCCGCAATCCGCGCATGGCACCAATCCGGCGAGCGCCGCTCTGCTCGGCTTCACCGTGCGCGCCATTCCGGCGGGCGAGGATGGAATCGTCCATGCCGACGCGGTTGCGGCCGCGCTCGGGCCGGATGTCGCCGCGATCATGCTGACCAATCCCAACACTTGCGGATTATTCGAGCGCGAGGTCGTGGAGATCGCGCGGCTCGTGCATGAGTCGGGCGGCTATTTTTATTGCGACGGCGCTAATTTCAACGCCATCGCCGGCGTCGCGCGGCCGGGAGACATGGGCGTCGACGCCATGCATCTCAATCTGCACAAGACCTTCTCGACGCCGCATGGCGGCGGCGGTCCGGGCGCCGGGCCCGTCGTGCTGTCGGCGCGGCTCGCGCCTTTCGCCCCGGTTCCTTTCCTCCTGCGCGACGGCGACTCTCTGCGGCTCGTCGAGCATGCGGAGGGGACGCAGAGCTTCGGCCGGCTGACCGCCTTTCATGGCCAGATGGGCATGTTCGTGCGCGCGCTCTCCTATCTGCTCTCGCATGGCGGCGACGGCGTCGCGCAGGCGTCGCGCGACGCCGTGCTCGCCGCCAATTATCTGCGCGCGCGCTTGCGCGACGTGATGACGCAGCCCTTCGGCGATCGCCTGTGCATGCACGAGGTTCTGTTCGACGACGCCTTTCTGAAAGGGACGGGCGTGACGACGCTCGATTTCGCCAAGGCGATGATCGATGAAGGCTATCATCCGATGACGGTCTATTTCCCGCTCGTCGTCCACGGCGCCATGCTGATCGAGCCGACGGAATCGGAATCGAAGCGCTCGCTCGATCGCTTCGTCGCGACATTGCGCGCGCTCGCCGAGAGCGCGCAGCGCGGCGAGACCGAGCGGTTCGCCGAGGCGCCGCGCCATGCGCCGCGCCGACGGCCGGACGAGACTGCGGCGGCGCGGAGGCCGGTGTTGAGGTGGGGCAGCAGGCAGTAA